The proteins below are encoded in one region of Chaetodon trifascialis isolate fChaTrf1 chromosome 11, fChaTrf1.hap1, whole genome shotgun sequence:
- the LOC139338363 gene encoding neurabin-1-like isoform X1, whose translation MMRSDSKGRSASPHRITYKSDFHAIKCSFDTGTTLQPGTKAAAAQRSAVHSTRLLSSLSDPIMSHTSTNTGSGGRVRSTRGTKIRDNIFLQMDSQQLKQDGGPVLSSGSTPLFSPHNPSLQPQTSPFSGSRHSVISSSSVQSTMANSFTPESSLQDKLSRSEEIVDIDRAALAQKFSVTRRLFETKVTEVEGGGGQVSKGITGRGSKGMADGKGEEEEGRDVSQMEKDKEDSFDRDKSINLPIINISSPKPPAQASLTRHPKSPVSDGPSEASDTSPSCLDKHGQTTGSQTEEERPESTTLNLCLTPEEPVRAELVDLKNESSESDENEEEKGRKEAENWLKDEWKNNTKKVAGESVQDLVDDVFEGPGKETRPCTLQNGVDIGAGDSRPVTPSEEYLRELSARMSYKRETKDDGEGEGDKYRQVNEQREGLRRQLIARAEKLAEKGEYGEKKTDEGVEEGAVKKEIGMMQEEGTNKDTSYSVGKRKGGGEECKQSPEKEEKSEKEEPQEERVNEEVKHEECREDSDGKDHVGGGKEDQAGSTAVGGFENEAFVYEQESQSHAASPRQGRDNSTPGGNQLLSEYEEIPGVPEVADQEDEDAAEVGKRRVRFSSAPIKVYCTYSNADYDRHNEDIDPVSASAEYELEKRVDRMDVFPVEIEKGNDGLGISIIGMGVGADQGLEKLGIFVKTVTEGGATQKDGRIQVNDQIVDVDGVSLVGVSQLFAATVLKNTSGLVRFLIGREKEGVESEVARLINESLEMDKTSGKSGRAGGDEYNDSSMSERGSVAEEEEEDEEEDVSVLSSLDNYQLCLKYQQLQSKLRSRAAQLHHAREKLKALEEQQACWESQKNELEQKVEDGEEKADKLEKYWQEAQTLCRVVSQRLADAQSQSESLEIKYSKAKRLVREYQSREEEREKREADLRSEMEEKDKLHRETVERLQIQIAQLERNEPERQNHSVDSSGTGPDWYIPVPDTGRLDSSAHIARAQLAQKSKRHPPSRDKLRESFRKQEDEAQKQQENQSLPAPTAAQRSSRSDLSSTSSLSALSPQPPTSSNFTPPIYVTHTVTPSPCKSSASRKSKRKFPDFSGLRKSLSKRRSEKHRKRSINNSRGSCGDLVDEPVGVSPSGSVTSMPSCLPFPWFGERGREKEEPERGRERLRSVSSSSLPYLTTTGRRAQSIGSPVCSSSMVGHVSDLSLSGHSHTFTFSSTETLDDDPVPTNNNNQWQSRPVLEWNNQQVCLWLIAMSMDQYASEFAARGVDGTQLLSMDSEKLKALGVCSHSDRSALKKKLKEIKKSEEKGQRREEKRLKEEKEKEKNAVLEKESEEKEKARMVMMEKPVKEARRSGKTIRTESLL comes from the exons ATGATGCGGTCGGACAGCAAAGGCCGAAGTGCCTCCCCTCACAGGATAACCTATAAGTCTGACTTCCATGCCATCAAATGTTCGTTTGACACTGGGACCACTCTACAACCAGGGaccaaagctgctgctgcccagcgCTCTGCTGTGCACTCAACCAGACTCCTATCCAGCCTGTCAGATCCCATAATGTCTCACACCAGCACGAACACAGGCAGCGGAGGGAGGGTTCGCAGCACCAGGGGGACCAAGATCAGGGACAACATCTTCCTGCAAATGGACAGCCAGCAGCTGAAACAGGATGGCGGTCCAGTGCTGAGTTCTGGTTCCACACCCCTCTTTTCTCCCCATAATCCAAGCCTACAACCCCAAACTTCACCTTTTTCTGGATCCAGACATTCAGTTATCAGTTCCTCATCTGTCCAGAGCACTATGGCCAACAGTTTTACTCCAGAATCTTCTCTGCAAGATAAACTATCCAGATCAGAGGAGATAGTAGATATCGACAGAGCTGCTCTGGCTCAGAAGTTCTCTGTAACCCGGAGGTTATTTGAGACCAAGGTTACAGAAGTTGAAGGTGGTGGAGGGCAGGTATCAAAAGGTATTACTGGCAGGGGAAGCAAGGGGATGGCAGATgggaaaggagaagaggaagagggaagagatGTCAGCcagatggaaaaagacaaagaggataGCTTTGATAGAGACAAATCCATAAACCTACCCATCATAAATATTTCCTCTCCAAAGCCTCCTGCACAGGCCTCGCTGACAAGGCACCCTAAATCTCCTGTATCAGACGGCCCTAGTGAGGCATCCGACACATCTCCTTCCTGTcttgacaaacatggtcaaaCCACAGGAtcacaaacagaggaagaaaggccAGAGAGCACAACTCTTAACCTCTGCTTAACCCCAGAGGAGCCAGTGAGGGCAGAACTAGTTGACTTAAAGAACGAGTCCTCAGAAAGTGATGAgaatgaagaggaaaaggggCGGAAGGAGGCTGAAAACTGGCTTAAGGATGAGTGGAAAAATAATACAAAGAAGGTTGCAGGAGAAAGTGTGCAGGACCTAGTGGATGATGTTTTTGAAGGGCCCGGCAAGGAAACGAGACCATGTACGCTGCAAAACGGAGTGGACATAGGAGCAGGAGACAGCAGGCCAGTCACTCCCTCAGAAGAGTACCTGAGGGAGTTATCAGCCAGAATGTCATATAAAAGAGAGACCAAGGATGACGGGGAAGGTGAAGGAGACAAGTATCGGCAGGTGAATGAACAGAGGGAGGGGCTGAGAAGGCAGTTGATTGCACGGGCGGAGAAGTTGGCAGAAAAGGGGGAGTACggggagaaaaagacagatgaagGAGTGGAAGAAGGTGCTGTAAAGAAAGAGATAGGCATGATGCAGGAGGAGGGTACTAATAAAGATACATCGTACAGTGTGGGAAAGAGGAAAGGTGGCGGAGAAGAATGCAAACAAAGTccagaaaaggaagagaaaagtgAGAAGGAGGAGCCGCAAGAGGAGCGTGTCAATGAGGAGGTCAAGCATGAGGAGTGCAGAGAGGACAGTGATGGAAAAGATCATGTAGGAGGAGGTAAAGAGGACCAGGCAGGATCCACAGCTGTCGGTGGGTTTGAGAACGAGGCCTTTGTGTATGAGCAGGAGTCCCAGTCTCATGCAGCGTCACCAAGACAGGGACGGGACAACTCTACACCTGGAGGAAATCAGCTGTTATCGGAATACGAGGAAATTCCTGGTGTGCCTGAAGTGGCCGAtcaggaggatgaggatgcagCGGAAGTTGGAAAGAGAAGGGTCAGGTTCTCCTCAGCACCAATCAAG GTGTACTGCACTTATTCCAACGCGGATTACGACAGACACAATGAGGACATTGACCCCGTGTCTGCCTCGGCTGAGTATGAGCTGGAGAAGAGAGTGGATAGGATGGATGTCTTTCCAGTGGAGATAGAAAAGG GCAACGACGGCCTTGGCATCAGTATCATAGGTATGGGTGTAGGCGCGGATCAGGGACTGGAAAAACTGGGAATCTTCGTCAAGACAGTCACTGAAGGAGGAGCAACACAGAAGGATGGGAG aattCAGGTGAATGACCAGATAGTGGATGTGGACGGGGTGAGTTTGGTTGGAGTCTCCCAGCTGTTCGCTGCCACAGTGCTCAAGAACACATCAGGCCTCGTCAG gtttttgatTGGCCGAGAGAAGGAAGGGGTGGAGAGCGAGGTGGCCCGACTGATCAATGAAAGCCTGGAAATGGATAAAACATCCGGGAAG AGCGGAAGAGCGGGCGGAGATGAATATAATGATAGTAGCATGTCAGAGAGGGGCTCAgtggctgaggaagaggaggaagatgaagaggaggatgtgtCTGTTCTCTCCAGCCTGGACAACTACCAGCTCTGCCTCAAATACCAGCAG cTTCAGTCAAAACTACGAAGCAGAGCAGCGCAGCTTCACCACGCTAGAGAAAAG TTGAAGGCattggaggagcagcaggccTGTTGGGAGAGCCAGAAGAATGAGTTGGAGCAAaaagtggaggatggagaggagaaagctGACAAACTAGAGAA GTATTGGCAGGAGGCCCAGACACTGTGCAGGGTTGTGAGCCAGCGACTGGCTGATGCCcagagccaatcagaaagcTTGGAGATCAAATACAGCAAGGCCAAGAGACTGGTCAGAGAATACCAGAGCAG agaggaggagagggagaaaagagaagccGATTTGAGGAGCGAAATGGAAGAGAAAGATAAactgcacagagagacagttgAAAGACTGCAAATCCAG ATAGCACAGCTGGAGAGGAACGAGCCGGAGAGACAGAACCACTCTGTGGACTCTTCAGGCACAG GTCCAGACTGGTACATTCCAGTTCCCGATACAGGACGTCTAGACTCCAGCGCCCACATAGCCAGAGCTCAGCTGGCCCAGAAATCCAAGCGCCACCCACCCTCTCGAGACAAACTCAGAGAGAGCTTCAGAAAACAG GAAGATGAAGCGCAGAAACAGCAGGAGAACCAGTCGCTGCCTGCTCCCACAGCGGCACAAAGGAGCAGCAGAAGTGACCTGTCCAGCACCTCGTCGCTCTCAGCCCTCAGTCCTCAGCCTCCCACCAGCTCCAACTTCACCCCTCCCATCTACGTCACCCACACCGTCACTCCCTCGCCGTGTAAATCCTCCGCGTCCAGGAAGTCCAAAAGGAAATTTCCCGACTTCAG tggcCTTCGCAAGTCTCTCAGCAAAAGGAGAAGTGAGAAACATCGCAAAAGGTCTATAAACAACAG CAGAGGGTCGTGTGGCGACCTGGTGGATGAGCCCGTTGGAGTTTCTCCGTCAGGCTCAGTCACCTCCATGCCTTCTTGCCTGCCCTTCCCCTGGtttggagagagagggagggagaaagaggagcctgagagaggcagggagagactTCGATCTgtgtccagcagcagtttgcCGTACCTGACCACCACAGGAAGGCGAGCCCAG AGTATTGGCTCtccagtgtgcagctccagcatGGTGGGTCATGTCTCTGATCTGTCCCTCTCTGGACACTCTCACACTTTCACCTTTTCCTCCACTGAG ACGTTGGACGATGACCCAGTTCCCACGAATAACAACAACCAGTGGCAAAGTCGACCCGTCTTGGAGTGGAACAACcagcaggtgtgtctgtggttaATCGCCATGAGCATGGACCAGTACGCGTCTGAGTTCGCTGCCAGAGGCGTGGACGGGACACAGCTGCTCAGCATGGACAGCGAGAAACTCAAG
- the LOC139338363 gene encoding neurabin-1-like isoform X3 — translation MMRSDSKGRSASPHRITYKSDFHAIKCSFDTGTTLQPGTKAAAAQRSAVHSTRLLSSLSDPIMSHTSTNTGSGGRVRSTRGTKIRDNIFLQMDSQQLKQDGGPVLSSGSTPLFSPHNPSLQPQTSPFSGSRHSVISSSSVQSTMANSFTPESSLQDKLSRSEEIVDIDRAALAQKFSVTRRLFETKVTEVEGGGGQVSKGITGRGSKGMADGKGEEEEGRDVSQMEKDKEDSFDRDKSINLPIINISSPKPPAQASLTRHPKSPVSDGPSEASDTSPSCLDKHGQTTGSQTEEERPESTTLNLCLTPEEPVRAELVDLKNESSESDENEEEKGRKEAENWLKDEWKNNTKKVAGESVQDLVDDVFEGPGKETRPCTLQNGVDIGAGDSRPVTPSEEYLRELSARMSYKRETKDDGEGEGDKYRQVNEQREGLRRQLIARAEKLAEKGEYGEKKTDEGVEEGAVKKEIGMMQEEGTNKDTSYSVGKRKGGGEECKQSPEKEEKSEKEEPQEERVNEEVKHEECREDSDGKDHVGGGKEDQAGSTAVGGFENEAFVYEQESQSHAASPRQGRDNSTPGGNQLLSEYEEIPGVPEVADQEDEDAAEVGKRRVRFSSAPIKVYCTYSNADYDRHNEDIDPVSASAEYELEKRVDRMDVFPVEIEKGNDGLGISIIGMGVGADQGLEKLGIFVKTVTEGGATQKDGRIQVNDQIVDVDGVSLVGVSQLFAATVLKNTSGLVRFLIGREKEGVESEVARLINESLEMDKTSGKSGRAGGDEYNDSSMSERGSVAEEEEEDEEEDVSVLSSLDNYQLCLKYQQLQSKLRSRAAQLHHAREKLKALEEQQACWESQKNELEQKVEDGEEKADKLEKYWQEAQTLCRVVSQRLADAQSQSESLEIKYSKAKRLVREYQSREEEREKREADLRSEMEEKDKLHRETVERLQIQIAQLERNEPERQNHSVDSSGTGPDWYIPVPDTGRLDSSAHIARAQLAQKSKRHPPSRDKLRESFRKQEDEAQKQQENQSLPAPTAAQRSSRSDLSSTSSLSALSPQPPTSSNFTPPIYVTHTVTPSPCKSSASRKSKRKFPDFSGLRKSLSKRRSEKHRKRSINNSRGSCGDLVDEPVGVSPSGSVTSMPSCLPFPWFGERGREKEEPERGRERLRSVSSSSLPYLTTTGRRAQTLDDDPVPTNNNNQWQSRPVLEWNNQQVCLWLIAMSMDQYASEFAARGVDGTQLLSMDSEKLKALGVCSHSDRSALKKKLKEIKKSEEKGQRREEKRLKEEKEKEKNAVLEKESEEKEKARMVMMEKPVKEARRSGKTIRTESLL, via the exons ATGATGCGGTCGGACAGCAAAGGCCGAAGTGCCTCCCCTCACAGGATAACCTATAAGTCTGACTTCCATGCCATCAAATGTTCGTTTGACACTGGGACCACTCTACAACCAGGGaccaaagctgctgctgcccagcgCTCTGCTGTGCACTCAACCAGACTCCTATCCAGCCTGTCAGATCCCATAATGTCTCACACCAGCACGAACACAGGCAGCGGAGGGAGGGTTCGCAGCACCAGGGGGACCAAGATCAGGGACAACATCTTCCTGCAAATGGACAGCCAGCAGCTGAAACAGGATGGCGGTCCAGTGCTGAGTTCTGGTTCCACACCCCTCTTTTCTCCCCATAATCCAAGCCTACAACCCCAAACTTCACCTTTTTCTGGATCCAGACATTCAGTTATCAGTTCCTCATCTGTCCAGAGCACTATGGCCAACAGTTTTACTCCAGAATCTTCTCTGCAAGATAAACTATCCAGATCAGAGGAGATAGTAGATATCGACAGAGCTGCTCTGGCTCAGAAGTTCTCTGTAACCCGGAGGTTATTTGAGACCAAGGTTACAGAAGTTGAAGGTGGTGGAGGGCAGGTATCAAAAGGTATTACTGGCAGGGGAAGCAAGGGGATGGCAGATgggaaaggagaagaggaagagggaagagatGTCAGCcagatggaaaaagacaaagaggataGCTTTGATAGAGACAAATCCATAAACCTACCCATCATAAATATTTCCTCTCCAAAGCCTCCTGCACAGGCCTCGCTGACAAGGCACCCTAAATCTCCTGTATCAGACGGCCCTAGTGAGGCATCCGACACATCTCCTTCCTGTcttgacaaacatggtcaaaCCACAGGAtcacaaacagaggaagaaaggccAGAGAGCACAACTCTTAACCTCTGCTTAACCCCAGAGGAGCCAGTGAGGGCAGAACTAGTTGACTTAAAGAACGAGTCCTCAGAAAGTGATGAgaatgaagaggaaaaggggCGGAAGGAGGCTGAAAACTGGCTTAAGGATGAGTGGAAAAATAATACAAAGAAGGTTGCAGGAGAAAGTGTGCAGGACCTAGTGGATGATGTTTTTGAAGGGCCCGGCAAGGAAACGAGACCATGTACGCTGCAAAACGGAGTGGACATAGGAGCAGGAGACAGCAGGCCAGTCACTCCCTCAGAAGAGTACCTGAGGGAGTTATCAGCCAGAATGTCATATAAAAGAGAGACCAAGGATGACGGGGAAGGTGAAGGAGACAAGTATCGGCAGGTGAATGAACAGAGGGAGGGGCTGAGAAGGCAGTTGATTGCACGGGCGGAGAAGTTGGCAGAAAAGGGGGAGTACggggagaaaaagacagatgaagGAGTGGAAGAAGGTGCTGTAAAGAAAGAGATAGGCATGATGCAGGAGGAGGGTACTAATAAAGATACATCGTACAGTGTGGGAAAGAGGAAAGGTGGCGGAGAAGAATGCAAACAAAGTccagaaaaggaagagaaaagtgAGAAGGAGGAGCCGCAAGAGGAGCGTGTCAATGAGGAGGTCAAGCATGAGGAGTGCAGAGAGGACAGTGATGGAAAAGATCATGTAGGAGGAGGTAAAGAGGACCAGGCAGGATCCACAGCTGTCGGTGGGTTTGAGAACGAGGCCTTTGTGTATGAGCAGGAGTCCCAGTCTCATGCAGCGTCACCAAGACAGGGACGGGACAACTCTACACCTGGAGGAAATCAGCTGTTATCGGAATACGAGGAAATTCCTGGTGTGCCTGAAGTGGCCGAtcaggaggatgaggatgcagCGGAAGTTGGAAAGAGAAGGGTCAGGTTCTCCTCAGCACCAATCAAG GTGTACTGCACTTATTCCAACGCGGATTACGACAGACACAATGAGGACATTGACCCCGTGTCTGCCTCGGCTGAGTATGAGCTGGAGAAGAGAGTGGATAGGATGGATGTCTTTCCAGTGGAGATAGAAAAGG GCAACGACGGCCTTGGCATCAGTATCATAGGTATGGGTGTAGGCGCGGATCAGGGACTGGAAAAACTGGGAATCTTCGTCAAGACAGTCACTGAAGGAGGAGCAACACAGAAGGATGGGAG aattCAGGTGAATGACCAGATAGTGGATGTGGACGGGGTGAGTTTGGTTGGAGTCTCCCAGCTGTTCGCTGCCACAGTGCTCAAGAACACATCAGGCCTCGTCAG gtttttgatTGGCCGAGAGAAGGAAGGGGTGGAGAGCGAGGTGGCCCGACTGATCAATGAAAGCCTGGAAATGGATAAAACATCCGGGAAG AGCGGAAGAGCGGGCGGAGATGAATATAATGATAGTAGCATGTCAGAGAGGGGCTCAgtggctgaggaagaggaggaagatgaagaggaggatgtgtCTGTTCTCTCCAGCCTGGACAACTACCAGCTCTGCCTCAAATACCAGCAG cTTCAGTCAAAACTACGAAGCAGAGCAGCGCAGCTTCACCACGCTAGAGAAAAG TTGAAGGCattggaggagcagcaggccTGTTGGGAGAGCCAGAAGAATGAGTTGGAGCAAaaagtggaggatggagaggagaaagctGACAAACTAGAGAA GTATTGGCAGGAGGCCCAGACACTGTGCAGGGTTGTGAGCCAGCGACTGGCTGATGCCcagagccaatcagaaagcTTGGAGATCAAATACAGCAAGGCCAAGAGACTGGTCAGAGAATACCAGAGCAG agaggaggagagggagaaaagagaagccGATTTGAGGAGCGAAATGGAAGAGAAAGATAAactgcacagagagacagttgAAAGACTGCAAATCCAG ATAGCACAGCTGGAGAGGAACGAGCCGGAGAGACAGAACCACTCTGTGGACTCTTCAGGCACAG GTCCAGACTGGTACATTCCAGTTCCCGATACAGGACGTCTAGACTCCAGCGCCCACATAGCCAGAGCTCAGCTGGCCCAGAAATCCAAGCGCCACCCACCCTCTCGAGACAAACTCAGAGAGAGCTTCAGAAAACAG GAAGATGAAGCGCAGAAACAGCAGGAGAACCAGTCGCTGCCTGCTCCCACAGCGGCACAAAGGAGCAGCAGAAGTGACCTGTCCAGCACCTCGTCGCTCTCAGCCCTCAGTCCTCAGCCTCCCACCAGCTCCAACTTCACCCCTCCCATCTACGTCACCCACACCGTCACTCCCTCGCCGTGTAAATCCTCCGCGTCCAGGAAGTCCAAAAGGAAATTTCCCGACTTCAG tggcCTTCGCAAGTCTCTCAGCAAAAGGAGAAGTGAGAAACATCGCAAAAGGTCTATAAACAACAG CAGAGGGTCGTGTGGCGACCTGGTGGATGAGCCCGTTGGAGTTTCTCCGTCAGGCTCAGTCACCTCCATGCCTTCTTGCCTGCCCTTCCCCTGGtttggagagagagggagggagaaagaggagcctgagagaggcagggagagactTCGATCTgtgtccagcagcagtttgcCGTACCTGACCACCACAGGAAGGCGAGCCCAG ACGTTGGACGATGACCCAGTTCCCACGAATAACAACAACCAGTGGCAAAGTCGACCCGTCTTGGAGTGGAACAACcagcaggtgtgtctgtggttaATCGCCATGAGCATGGACCAGTACGCGTCTGAGTTCGCTGCCAGAGGCGTGGACGGGACACAGCTGCTCAGCATGGACAGCGAGAAACTCAAG